Genomic window (Longimicrobium sp.):
GGAGGTGGAGCTGCGCGCCCTGACCGCCGCGGTGGAGCGCCTGAGCGCCACCCGCTGAACCGAACGACATCATTCGGCTGCGCGCCCGCGCCCGCCGATCCATCATCTGCAGGAGTTGCGACCGTGGACGTTCCCCGCCCCAAAAAGAGCAAGCGCGCACGCTGGGTCATCGGCGGCGCCGGGATCGCGGTGCTCGCGGGGGCCACCGTGGCGCTCGCCCGCCTGGACCCGGCCGCCCCCGCCGTGGAGCGCGCCACCGTGTGGACCGACACGGTGCGCCGCGGCGACATGCTGCGCCAGGTGCGCGGCCCCGGCACCCTGATCGCCGAGGACATCCGCTGGGTTCCCGCGGTCGTTCCCGGCCGCGTGGAGCGCAAGCTGGTGCTGCCGGGCACCGTGGTGAAGGCCGGCACCGTGCTGGCCGAGCTCTCCAACCCTGACGTGGAGCGCCAGGCGCTGGAGGCCCGGCGCCAGCTCGCCGCGGCGGAGAGCGACCTGGCCACGCTTCGCAGCAACCTGGAGTCGCAGCGGCTGACGCAGGAGGCCACCGTGGCCACCGTGCGCAACCAGCTTCGCGAGAACGAGCGCGTGGCGCGCGCCGCCGAGGGGCTCGCCGCGCAGAAAATGGTGTCGCAGCAGGAGCTCGACCGCGCGCGCGACAACGCCGAGGAGCTGCGCGTGCGGCTCGGCGTGGAGCAGCGCCGGCTGGCCTTCATCAGCCAGTCGATGAGCTCGCAGATCAGCGCGCAGCGGTCGCAGCTCGGAATCCTGCGCACCCTCATCCAGTTCCAGCAGCGGCAGATCGACGCCATGCAGGTGCGCGCCGGCAGCGACGGCGTGCTCCAGGAACTCTCGGTGGAGCCGGGGCAGTGGGTGAACAGCGGCACCACCCTCGCCCGCGTGGTGCAGCCCGGCCGGCTCAAGGCGGTGCTCCGCATCCCGGAGACGCAGGCCAAGGACCTGGTGGTCGGCCTCCCCGCTTCGGTGGACACGCGCAACGGCATCGTGCGCGGCCGGGTGGTGCGCATCGACCCCTCGGTGCAGAACGGGAGCGTGGCCATCGACGTGACGCTGGAGGGCCCCCTCCCCCGCGGCGCCCGCCCCGACCTGTCGGTGGACGGCACGGTGGACATCGAGCGGCTGACGAACGTGATGTACGTGGGCCGCCCCGCCTACGGCCAGGCGGAGAGCACCGTCAGCATGTTCCGCCTGGACCCCGCCGGCGCCGAGGCATCGCGCGTGGCGGTGAAGCTGGGCCGCGGCTCCGCGAGCACGGTGGAAGTAGTCACCGGCCTCAAGCCGGGCGACGTGGTGATCCTGTCCGACATGAGCGCGTACGACGGCTCGGAACGGGTCAAGCTGAAGTAGGAAAAAAGGTGCGTTAGTGCGTGAGTGCGTCCCAACGTATTCACGCTCCCGCGCATCCAATGCACGAAGCCCTGCCTCGCGGTTCAAAACGCACCAACGCACTCACGCACTTCAGTTCTCATCCAACCCGGAGCCGTTCCATGGAAACCGCAACCAAGCCGCTCATCCAGATGGACTCTGTCGGCAAGGTGTTCCTGACCGAAGAGGTGGAGACCCACGCCCTCAACAACGTCCACCTGGAGATCCGCTCCGGCGAGTACGTGGCGATCGCCGGGCCGTCCGGCTGCGGGAAGACGACGCTCCTCTCCATCCTGGGGCTGCTCGATTCGCCCACCGACGGCACGTACACGCTCAACGGGCAGCCGGTGTCCGGGCTCACGGCCTCGCAGCGCGCGCACATCCGCAACCGCGAGATCGGCTTCATCTTCCAGGCGTTCAACCTGATCGGCGACCTGACCGTCAAGGAGAACGTGGAGCTGCCGCTGACCTACCGCGGGATGCCGGCGGCCGAGCGCAACAAGCGCGTGACAGAGGCGCTGGAGCGGGTGGGGATGGGGCACCGCGTGGGGCACTACCCGGCGCAGCTCTCCGGCGGCCAGCAGCAGCGCGTGGCCGTGGCGCGCGCCATCGCCGGCACCCCCTCCGTGCTCCTGGCGGACGAGCCCACGGGCAACCTTGACTCCACCAACGGCGAGCAGGTGATGGGGCTGCTGCAGGAGCTCCACCGCGAGGGCGCCACCATCGTCATGGTGACGCACGACCCGCGCTACGCCGAGCACGCCGAGCGCAGCATCCACATGTTCGACGGCCGGGTGGTGCGCGAGGAGCGCTCGTCGGCGGTGGCGGCGGAGATGGGGCGGCACGGATTCGAGGTGGGGTGATGGACATCGCGCGGGAGCTTCGCCTTGCGGGGCGGTCGCTGCTGCGCAGCCGCCTCTTCGCCCTCGTCTCCATCGCAACCATCGCGCTGGGGATCGGCGCAACGACGACGGTCTTCTCGCTCGTCAACGCGCTGCTTCTGCGCCCCCTCCCCATCGCGGAGCCGGGGCGCGTGGTGGGAGTGCAGGAGACGCTGCGCGGGATGCGGTCGATGTCGATGGGCTACAGCGCCGTCTCGTACCCGCGCTACGTGGCGTATCGCGAGGCATCCGCCGGGATCTTCAGCGGGCTGGCGGCGCAGCGCTACGAGGAGATGTCGCTGCGCGCCACCGGGCAGGCGCAGGTGCTCACGGGCGTGGTGGCGTCCGGCAACTACTGGGAAGTGCTCGGGGTGAGGCCCGCCCTGGGCCGCTTCTTCACCGGCCCCGACGAAAAGGAGCAGCTCGCCGTCATCAGCCACCACCTGTGGCAGACGCGCTTCGGGGGCGACCCCGGCGTCGTCGGGCGCACCGTGCACCTGGACAGCCGCCCGCTCTCCGTGGTGGGCGTGGCGCCAAAGGAGTTCGGGGGGACGCTGGTGGGCGGCGTGGCGGACGTGTGGGTCACCCTGGGCGCGGCCGGCATCGGCAGGGCGAACGAGGCGATCAACTCCAATCCCGGCGCCTCGCTCATCCTCTTCGGCCGCCTGCGGCCGGGGATGACGCAGGAACGGGCCGGCGCCGCGCTCAAGGTGGCCGCCGCGCGCGTGCCGCTGGAGGAGCCGAACGCCAGGGTGCTGGACGTGCGCCTGGAGCCGCTGACCGGCGTGCCGGGCGACATGCGCATGCCCGTGGCCGGGTTCATGGGACTGCTGCTGGCGACCGCCCTCTTCGTGCTCCTGATCGCCGGCACCAACGTGGCGGGGATGCTGCTGGCCCGCGCCGTGGCCCGCCGCCGCGAGATGGCGATCCGCCTGGCCGTGGGCGCCACGGGCCGCAACCTGGTGAGGCAGCTGCTGGGGGAGAGCGTCCTCCTCTTCCTGCTGGGCGGGGGCGCCGGAGTCGTGCTGACGATCTGGCTCACGCGGATGCTCTCCTCCATGCAGCCGCCCTTCCCCACCCGCATCGCGTTCGACCTGCGCCCGGACCCGCGCGTGCTGGGCTTCGCGCTGGCGCTGGCGCTGCTGACGGGCGTGGCCTTCGGGCTGATGCCGGCGCTGCAGGCTTCGCGCACCGACGTGCTCAGCGGGCTCAAGGACGGCGGCACGCGCGAGGGCGCACGCCGCGGCCGTCTGCGCAGCGGGCTCGTGGTGGGGCAGCTCGCCCTGGCGATGCTCCTGATGCTGGTGGCCGGGCTCTTTGCCCGCACGCTGCAGCACTCGCTCTCCGCGGATCCTGGCTTCGTGGCCGATGACGTGGCGGTGGCGCGCGTTGACCTGGAGCCGCACGGCTACGACCGGGCGCGCGGCGAGGCGTTCCAGCGCCGGCTGCTGGAGCGGGTGGCCGCGGCGCCTGGCGTGCGCTCCGCCACCCTGGCCGACTTCGCGCCGATGAGCGGCAACGTGCGCAGCGAAGAGCTCCGCCTGCCGGGCAAGAAGGACGCGATCACCGTCAGCATCGACGCGGTGGACCCGGGCTTCTTCGCCACGCTGCAGATCCCGCTGCGCGCCGGGCGCGTCTTCACCGACGCGGACCGCGCGGGGGCGCCGCCGGTGGTGGTCATCAACCAGACGCTGGCGCAGCGGCTGTGGCCCGGCGCCAGCGCCCTCGGCCGGACGGTGCGCCTGGGCGACGGCCCGCCGGTGGAAGTGGTCGGAGTGGTCGCCAACGGCACCTACGAGCGCTTCGGCGAGCGGCCGGTCTCCTT
Coding sequences:
- a CDS encoding ABC transporter ATP-binding protein, with the protein product METATKPLIQMDSVGKVFLTEEVETHALNNVHLEIRSGEYVAIAGPSGCGKTTLLSILGLLDSPTDGTYTLNGQPVSGLTASQRAHIRNREIGFIFQAFNLIGDLTVKENVELPLTYRGMPAAERNKRVTEALERVGMGHRVGHYPAQLSGGQQQRVAVARAIAGTPSVLLADEPTGNLDSTNGEQVMGLLQELHREGATIVMVTHDPRYAEHAERSIHMFDGRVVREERSSAVAAEMGRHGFEVG
- a CDS encoding ABC transporter permease; its protein translation is MDIARELRLAGRSLLRSRLFALVSIATIALGIGATTTVFSLVNALLLRPLPIAEPGRVVGVQETLRGMRSMSMGYSAVSYPRYVAYREASAGIFSGLAAQRYEEMSLRATGQAQVLTGVVASGNYWEVLGVRPALGRFFTGPDEKEQLAVISHHLWQTRFGGDPGVVGRTVHLDSRPLSVVGVAPKEFGGTLVGGVADVWVTLGAAGIGRANEAINSNPGASLILFGRLRPGMTQERAGAALKVAAARVPLEEPNARVLDVRLEPLTGVPGDMRMPVAGFMGLLLATALFVLLIAGTNVAGMLLARAVARRREMAIRLAVGATGRNLVRQLLGESVLLFLLGGGAGVVLTIWLTRMLSSMQPPFPTRIAFDLRPDPRVLGFALALALLTGVAFGLMPALQASRTDVLSGLKDGGTREGARRGRLRSGLVVGQLALAMLLMLVAGLFARTLQHSLSADPGFVADDVAVARVDLEPHGYDRARGEAFQRRLLERVAAAPGVRSATLADFAPMSGNVRSEELRLPGKKDAITVSIDAVDPGFFATLQIPLRAGRVFTDADRAGAPPVVVINQTLAQRLWPGASALGRTVRLGDGPPVEVVGVVANGTYERFGERPVSFLYRPVAQNYSPGVTIMARADRGAGAALEAIRRELQGMDANVAPEQAMPLTSMIGVSLFPQRIAAFFIGGFGVLGLLLACIGIYGVLAYQVGQRTREIGVRVALGARAGDVVRMMVRHGFKITALGAAIGVVMAVAATRLLSSPLYGVSATDPLTFTAVPVLLLAVALVASWLPARRAARVDPMVALRAE
- a CDS encoding HlyD family efflux transporter periplasmic adaptor subunit; the protein is MDVPRPKKSKRARWVIGGAGIAVLAGATVALARLDPAAPAVERATVWTDTVRRGDMLRQVRGPGTLIAEDIRWVPAVVPGRVERKLVLPGTVVKAGTVLAELSNPDVERQALEARRQLAAAESDLATLRSNLESQRLTQEATVATVRNQLRENERVARAAEGLAAQKMVSQQELDRARDNAEELRVRLGVEQRRLAFISQSMSSQISAQRSQLGILRTLIQFQQRQIDAMQVRAGSDGVLQELSVEPGQWVNSGTTLARVVQPGRLKAVLRIPETQAKDLVVGLPASVDTRNGIVRGRVVRIDPSVQNGSVAIDVTLEGPLPRGARPDLSVDGTVDIERLTNVMYVGRPAYGQAESTVSMFRLDPAGAEASRVAVKLGRGSASTVEVVTGLKPGDVVILSDMSAYDGSERVKLK